The proteins below come from a single Elgaria multicarinata webbii isolate HBS135686 ecotype San Diego chromosome 11, rElgMul1.1.pri, whole genome shotgun sequence genomic window:
- the LOC134405867 gene encoding olfactory receptor 6E1-like — MQNSTMVREFILLGFTHNRRLEIFLFFFLFITYLLTILGNTVIIVITLMSHHLYTPMYFFLRHFAILEIGFTTTVIPKALANIALGHKAISLHGCFTQFFLYFVLGTTEFFLLAVMSIDRYVAICNPLHYPTIMSDKICSLLVLGSWIGGLFLIIGPAVALLQMPFCGPNIINHFFCDNGPLIKLVCVDTSVLQLMDFIIATLSLFGTLAINIASYGNIISTILHIPSTTGRQKAFSTCASHITVVSITYGSCIFMYIKPKGNSNLDFGKMVAVLNTVVSPLLNPFIYCLRNKQVQGALRDTFRLCNVFSKNPRCLRI, encoded by the coding sequence ATGCAGAATAGCACCATGGTGAGGGAATTTATACTCTTGGGCTTCACTCACAACCGTCGGCTTgaaatctttcttttcttctttttattcatCACATATCTTTTGACAATATTAGGGAACACAGTAATTATTGTGATCACATTGATGAGTCACCACCTCTACACTCCTATGTATTTCTTCCTTCGACACTTTGCCATTTTGGAGATTGGGTTCACCACCACTGTTATTCCCAAAGCTTTGGCCAATATAGCTCTGGGTCATAAGGCTATCTCTTTACACGGTTGCTTCACACAGTTTTTTCTGTACTTTGTTCTTGGAACCACAGAATTCTTTCTCCTGGCTGTCATGTCCATTGACAGATATGTGGCCATCTGCAACCCTCTTCACTACCCAACTATAATGAGTGATAAAATCTGCTCATTGCTTGTGCTTGGCTCTTGGATAGGGGGGTTATTTTTAATTATAGGTCCAGCAGTTGCATTATTGCAGATGCCATTCTGTGGCCCAAACATCATCAACCACTTTTTCTGTGACAATGGACCACTGATCAAACTTGTATGTGTTGACACAAGTGTGTTACAATTAATGGATTTCATTATTGCTACTCTCTCCCTCTTTGGGACTTTGGCCATAAACATTGCATCCTACGGCAATATTATTTCCACTATTCTGCACATCCCATCAACCACAGGGAGGCAGAAGGCCTTCTCCACTTGTGCTTCCCATATCACTGTGGTCTCCATCACTTATGGCAGTTGCATTTTCATGTACATAAAACCAAAAGGTAACAGCAACTTAGACTTTGGCAAGATGGTTGCTGTTCTGAACACCGTTGTGTCTCCTCTACTGAATCCATTCATATACTGTCTGAGGAACAAGCAGGTCCAAGGTGCCTTGAGAGATACATTCAGGCTGTGTAATGTGTTTTCTAAGAACCCAAGATGTTTGAGGATATGA
- the LOC134405866 gene encoding olfactory receptor 6E1-like, with protein MRNSTVVREFILLGFTDNHQLEILLGLLLFSIYLLTIAGNLLIIIITRGKPHLHTPMYFFLRHVAFVEIGYTSATIPKALVNMATGHKSISLPGCFLQVYLYFVLGTIGFFLLAAMSIDRYVAICNPLHYPTIMKGQMCSLMAFCSWIGGLLLITGPAVALFHIPFCGPNIINHFFCDNGPLIKLACVDTSLLELIDSLIAILSLLGTLAVNLVSYVKIISTILRIPSTTGRQKAFSTCASHITVVSIIYGSCIFMYIKPKGTNELDFSKVVAVLNTVVAPLLIPFIYCLRNKQVQDALRAVFRQCVGLWKNSR; from the exons ATGAGAAATAGCACTGTAGTGAGGGAATTCATACTCTTGGGCTTTACCGACAACCATCAACTTGAAATATTGCTTGGTCTCCTATTGTTCAGCATATATCTTTTGACAATCGCAGGAAATCTGCTGATTATTataatcactaggggt aaacctcac CTCCACACCCCGATGTATTTCTTCCTTCGACATGTTGCGTTTGTTGAGATTGGGTATACCAGTGCCACCATCCCAAAAGCGCTGGTCAACATGGCCACTGGCCATAAGTCCATCTCTTTACCTGGTTGCTTCCTGCAGGTCTATTTGTATTTTGTCCTGGGAACCATAGGATTCTTTCTTCTGGCAGCCATGTCGATCGACAGATATGTGGCCATCTGCAACCCTCTACACTATCCAACCATAATGAAAGGTCAAATGTGCTCATTGATGGCGTTTTGCTCTTGGATTGGAGGATTATTACTAATTACAGGTCCAGCAGTTGCATTGTTTCATATCCCGTTTTGTGGTCCAAACATCATCAATCACTTTTTCTGTGACAATGGACCACTGATCAAACTTGCATGTGTTGACACAAGTCTGTTGGAACTCATTGATTCCCTCATTGCTATACTCTCACTCCTTGGGACCCTGGCTGTAAACTTAGTGTCCTATGTCAAAATTATTTCCACTATCTTGCGCATCCCATCAACTACAGGGAGGCAGAAGGCCTTCTCCACTTGTGCTTCCCATATCACTGTTGTTTCCATCATTTATGGCAGTTGTATTTTCATGTACATAAAACCCAAAGGCACCAATGAATTAGACTTCAGTAAGGTGGTGGCTGTTCTTAACACTGTTGTTGCCCCTCTTCTGATCCCATTCATATACTGCTTGAGGAACAAACAGGTTCAGGATGCCCTAAGAGCTGTGTTTAGACAGTGTGTTGGGCTTTGGAAGAATTCAAGATGA
- the LOC134405865 gene encoding olfactory receptor 6E1-like — protein MQNSTMVREFILLGFTHNRRLEIFLFFFLFITYLLTILGNTVIIVITLMSHHLYTPMYFFLRHFAILEIGFTTAVIPKALANIALGHKAISLHGCFTQFFLYFVLGTTEFFLLAVMSIDRYVAICNPLHYPTIMSDKICSLLVLGSWIGGLFLIIGPAVALLQMPFCGPNIINHFFCDNGPLIKLVCVDTSVLQLMDFIIATLSLFGTLAINIASYGNIISTILHIPSTTGRQKAFSTCASHITVVSITYGSCIFMYIKPKGNSNLDFGKMVAVLNTVVSPLLNPFIYCLRNKQVQGALRDTFRLCNVFSKNPRCLRI, from the coding sequence ATGCAGAATAGCACCATGGTGAGGGAATTTATACTCTTGGGCTTCACTCACAACCGTCGGCTTgaaatctttcttttcttctttttattcatCACATATCTTTTGACAATATTGGGGAACACAGTAATTATTGTGATCACATTGATGAGTCACCACCTCTACACTCCTATGTATTTCTTCCTTCGACACTTTGCCATTTTGGAGATTGGGTTCACCACCGCTGTTATTCCCAAAGCTTTGGCCAATATAGCTCTGGGTCATAAGGCTATCTCTTTACACGGTTGCTTCACACAGTTTTTTCTGTACTTTGTTCTTGGAACCACAGAATTCTTTCTCCTGGCTGTCATGTCCATTGACAGATATGTGGCCATCTGCAACCCTCTTCACTACCCAACTATAATGAGTGATAAAATCTGCTCATTGCTTGTGCTTGGCTCTTGGATAGGGGGGTTATTTTTAATTATAGGTCCAGCAGTTGCATTATTGCAGATGCCATTCTGTGGCCCAAACATCATCAACCACTTTTTCTGTGACAATGGACCACTGATCAAACTTGTATGTGTTGACACAAGTGTGTTACAATTAATGGATTTCATTATTGCTACTCTCTCCCTCTTTGGGACTTTGGCCATAAACATTGCATCCTACGGCAATATTATTTCCACTATTCTGCACATCCCATCAACCACAGGGAGGCAGAAGGCCTTCTCCACTTGTGCTTCCCATATCACTGTGGTCTCCATCACTTATGGCAGTTGCATTTTCATGTACATAAAACCAAAAGGTAACAGCAACTTAGACTTTGGCAAGATGGTTGCTGTTCTGAACACCGTTGTGTCTCCTCTACTGAATCCATTCATATACTGCCTGAGGAACAAGCAGGTCCAAGGTGCCTTGAGAGATACGTTCAGACTGTGTAATGTGTTTTCTAAGAACCCAAGATGTTTGAGGATATGA